In Mycolicibacterium gadium, the genomic window CCTCGGAGGTGACGATGACGAGCCGTTCGGCACCGGCCTCGGCGGCTTCCGCGGCGACCAGTTCGATGCCTGGTGTGTCCACGACAGGCAACAACTCTTTCGGCACCGTCTTCGTCGCCGGCAGGAATCGTGTCCCCAGGCCTGCAGCCGGAACGACCGCGGTGCGCGGAATCGGTACCTCGGGCCGTGTCATCGTTCACACACTAGTGTCCATACCGCAGTTGAACCCCCCAAGTCCCGAGGTTTGGAGGCGGCGCGTGCGGACGAAAGCTGAACTGCGCACGGCGATCTTGATGGCTCGCCGCGCAGTAACGCCGCGCGAGCACGCCGTCGAGGCGCAGGCCCTCGCTCGCCATCTGGCGGCACTCATCACGGACGCCGCGACTGTGTGCGCCTACGTGCCGGTCGGCTCCGAGCCAGGATCCATGGACCTGGTCGACACACTGGACGACCTCGGTGTGCGGGTGCTGCTGCCGGTCGCGCGCGGCGATATCGCGGGGTTGCAGTGGGGCGAGTACCGTCCCGGCAAGCTCGTCGAG contains:
- a CDS encoding 5-formyltetrahydrofolate cyclo-ligase, giving the protein MRTKAELRTAILMARRAVTPREHAVEAQALARHLAALITDAATVCAYVPVGSEPGSMDLVDTLDDLGVRVLLPVARGDIAGLQWGEYRPGKLVEAPFGLREPAAPWQGADAIAQASVILVPALAVDRSGVRLGRGAGCYDRALPLADPAARRIAVVRDDELVEALPAEPHDVRMTHALTPIRGLVTLG